A single Bacillus sp. OxB-1 DNA region contains:
- the ppaX gene encoding pyrophosphatase PpaX: MVKPITTLLFDFDGTLLDTNELIIGSFQHVLNGRFPGKFTREDILHFLGPPLIDSFNTIDPENAEAMVTEYREWNHLMHDELAREFDGVSESLKQLKTLGLKMAIVSTKRNETIMRGLRLLDAEGIFDVIVGLDDVTRPKPDPEPILLALSKVGSTIEEALMIGDNSHDIEGGKNAGVRTAGVSWSIKGEAFLQSLNPDYMLQHLSDLQDIVQGEQA; the protein is encoded by the coding sequence ATGGTTAAACCGATTACTACGTTATTATTCGATTTTGACGGGACGCTTCTCGATACGAATGAACTCATTATCGGGTCGTTCCAGCATGTGTTGAACGGACGTTTTCCCGGGAAATTCACGAGGGAGGACATCCTCCATTTCCTCGGGCCTCCGCTGATTGATTCATTCAACACGATCGATCCGGAAAATGCCGAGGCGATGGTGACCGAATATCGGGAATGGAATCATCTGATGCACGACGAACTGGCGAGGGAATTCGATGGGGTCTCGGAATCGCTGAAACAATTGAAGACGTTGGGCTTGAAGATGGCCATCGTCTCGACGAAACGCAATGAGACGATCATGAGAGGCTTAAGGCTGTTGGATGCGGAAGGGATTTTCGATGTGATTGTCGGATTGGATGATGTGACGCGTCCGAAGCCCGATCCCGAGCCGATCCTATTGGCGCTTTCGAAAGTGGGCTCGACGATCGAGGAAGCACTCATGATCGGTGATAACAGCCATGATATCGAAGGCGGGAAGAATGCCGGCGTCCGGACGGCAGGTGTCTCCTGGTCCATCAAAGGGGAAGCTTTCCTGCAATCGTTGAATCCGGATTACATGTTGCAGCATCTCTCCGATTTGCAGGACATTGTACAAGGAGAGCAAGCGTGA
- the lgt gene encoding prolipoprotein diacylglyceryl transferase translates to MFTLLEINPVAFHLGPFPVRWYGILIVSGIILAYLVVQREMVKRGMHKDFLTDLLIWAVPISILCARIYYVVFSWDYYKDHPSQIIEIWEGGIAIHGALIGAFLTTYFYTKKRGVSFWKVVDIAAPGLLIGQIIGRWGNFMNQEAYGGPVSEKFLETTIIPDWIMNQMIVEGVTHHPTFLYESMWNVVGLIILILLRRVNLKRGEMFLFYLVWYSAGRFFIEGMRTDSLYVVGELRAAQLVSVIAIVVALILFIIRRYVKKVDVRYKDQ, encoded by the coding sequence ATGTTCACTCTACTTGAAATCAACCCTGTCGCCTTTCATCTTGGGCCTTTTCCGGTTCGTTGGTATGGCATCCTGATTGTCTCCGGCATTATTCTTGCCTATCTGGTCGTGCAGCGTGAAATGGTGAAACGCGGGATGCATAAGGATTTCCTGACGGATCTGCTCATATGGGCAGTGCCCATCTCCATCCTTTGTGCGCGGATCTATTATGTCGTCTTTTCTTGGGATTATTATAAAGACCACCCATCCCAAATCATTGAAATTTGGGAAGGAGGCATCGCTATCCACGGGGCATTGATCGGTGCGTTCCTCACGACGTATTTCTATACGAAAAAACGGGGCGTTTCCTTTTGGAAAGTAGTGGATATTGCAGCTCCGGGCCTTCTCATCGGCCAAATCATCGGCCGTTGGGGGAATTTCATGAACCAGGAAGCATACGGAGGCCCCGTTTCGGAAAAGTTTTTGGAAACGACGATCATCCCTGATTGGATCATGAACCAGATGATCGTGGAAGGGGTCACGCATCATCCGACATTCCTCTATGAATCGATGTGGAATGTCGTCGGGCTGATCATATTGATATTGCTGCGGCGTGTGAATTTGAAACGCGGGGAAATGTTTTTATTTTACCTCGTCTGGTATTCCGCGGGTCGATTCTTCATCGAAGGCATGCGGACGGACAGCCTTTATGTGGTCGGTGAATTGCGGGCGGCGCAGCTCGTTTCCGTCATCGCGATTGTCGTGGCTCTCATCTTATTCATCATAAGAAGATATGTTAAAAAAGTCGATGTCCGTTATAAGGATCAATGA
- the tnpB gene encoding IS66 family insertion sequence element accessory protein TnpB (TnpB, as the term is used for proteins encoded by IS66 family insertion elements, is considered an accessory protein, since TnpC, encoded by a neighboring gene, is a DDE family transposase.) translates to MRINLDGIHGIYLAHGTTDMRLSIDGLAATVQETFQLDPCSSNLFLFCSRGRDRVKILHWDHNGFWLYYRRLENGRFQWPDGPEDTATVITPRQLRWILDGLTLEEGKVFPKVTAKKVV, encoded by the coding sequence ATGCGAATTAACCTTGACGGAATCCACGGAATCTATCTGGCACACGGGACAACCGATATGCGGCTCTCCATCGACGGATTGGCCGCAACGGTTCAGGAGACTTTCCAGTTGGATCCCTGTTCATCGAACCTCTTCCTGTTCTGCAGCCGAGGACGTGACCGGGTGAAGATCCTGCACTGGGACCATAACGGATTTTGGCTGTATTACCGGCGCCTTGAAAACGGCCGCTTCCAATGGCCCGACGGGCCGGAGGATACGGCGACCGTCATCACACCCCGGCAACTTCGATGGATCCTCGACGGACTAACGCTTGAAGAGGGAAAAGTGTTTCCGAAAGTCACGGCGAAAAAAGTTGTCTAA
- a CDS encoding acyltransferase: protein MRRTERHPAKNGANSLWHIYKTVPFLKVAKNFIIIQLARYTPFMSVKNFLYRTFLRMKVGRKTSFALMVFPDVMFPERIRVGDNSIIGFNTTILAHEYLIEEYRIGDVVIGDNVLIGANTTILPGVEIGDGAIVSAASLVNSDIPPGAFAGGNPARVIFTKEEMEKRQRDRFPEAQ from the coding sequence GTGAGGCGGACGGAAAGGCATCCGGCGAAAAACGGGGCGAATTCCCTCTGGCATATTTATAAAACGGTGCCTTTTTTGAAAGTGGCGAAGAACTTCATCATCATCCAACTGGCCAGATATACTCCCTTCATGTCGGTCAAGAATTTTTTATACCGGACCTTTTTGAGAATGAAGGTCGGACGGAAAACATCATTCGCCCTCATGGTCTTTCCGGATGTCATGTTCCCGGAACGCATCCGGGTCGGGGACAACTCCATCATCGGATTCAACACGACGATCCTTGCCCACGAGTACTTGATCGAAGAGTACCGGATCGGTGATGTCGTCATTGGCGATAATGTTCTGATCGGGGCGAATACGACGATCCTTCCGGGAGTCGAAATCGGGGACGGGGCCATCGTATCGGCCGCCTCCTTGGTGAACAGCGACATTCCCCCGGGCGCTTTCGCCGGTGGAAATCCGGCCAGAGTCATTTTCACAAAAGAAGAAATGGAAAAGCGCCAACGAGATAGATTTCCCGAGGCACAGTAA
- the hprK gene encoding HPr(Ser) kinase/phosphatase has protein sequence MSSITVKDVVDRFGLTVSVAEENIYKRVTTSDISRPGLEMAGFFDFYNAERIQVLGKTELYFFASLSDEERRERMNGLCSPETPAFVVTHGVEVPEELRVAAGRVGIPVLQTDTPTTKFAGMLTNYLEGRLAPMIALHGVLVDVYGVGILITGKSGVGKSETALELVKRGHRLVADDLVEIREVSKNVLIGNAPKLLEHMLEIRGVGIIDMMTLFGAGSVRIDKRILIVIDLEIWDPEKTYDRLGIEDEKMKIMDSEVIKMTVPVRPGRNLSVIIEVAAMNHRMKRLGVNAAEQFSERLDAAIGHQSDLEEGNE, from the coding sequence ATGTCATCTATAACAGTAAAGGATGTTGTCGACCGTTTCGGCTTGACTGTGAGCGTTGCGGAAGAGAACATCTACAAGCGGGTCACAACTAGTGATATTTCTCGGCCCGGCCTGGAGATGGCCGGTTTTTTCGATTTTTATAATGCAGAGCGGATTCAGGTTTTGGGGAAGACGGAGTTGTACTTTTTTGCCAGCTTGTCGGATGAGGAGCGGAGGGAGCGAATGAATGGACTTTGTTCCCCCGAAACGCCGGCTTTCGTCGTGACACATGGCGTCGAGGTGCCGGAAGAATTAAGGGTTGCTGCGGGACGGGTGGGGATTCCTGTTTTGCAGACGGACACCCCGACGACGAAATTTGCGGGCATGTTGACGAATTATTTGGAAGGCCGGTTGGCTCCGATGATTGCGTTGCACGGCGTGCTTGTCGATGTTTATGGTGTCGGCATCTTGATTACCGGGAAAAGCGGGGTCGGAAAAAGCGAGACTGCCTTGGAATTGGTGAAACGGGGGCATCGTTTAGTTGCGGACGATCTAGTGGAAATCCGGGAAGTGTCGAAAAACGTATTGATCGGGAATGCCCCTAAATTGCTGGAACATATGCTGGAAATCCGGGGCGTCGGCATCATCGATATGATGACCTTATTCGGCGCGGGTTCCGTGCGGATCGATAAGCGGATCTTGATCGTCATCGATCTGGAGATTTGGGATCCGGAAAAAACGTATGATCGGTTGGGCATTGAAGATGAGAAGATGAAGATCATGGATTCCGAGGTGATTAAAATGACGGTACCAGTCCGACCGGGACGGAATTTATCGGTCATTATCGAGGTGGCTGCCATGAATCACCGGATGAAACGACTCGGGGTCAATGCGGCTGAGCAGTTCTCGGAACGGTTGGACGCGGCGATCGGGCACCAATCGGATCTGGAAGAAGGGAACGAATAA
- a CDS encoding tetratricopeptide repeat protein: MDKKRKIHDKKVISFIPDGEFYYHKAIQAMQRDRFDDARKYLMRATELSPEDPSILMQYGVLLMEEGRFDEAHEHLMKAHVLDPSEEEVIFYLAEVHAHLGLLRDAKKYAEQYISLLPDGVFADEAMEIIDFAEQEEAFYDAEEMPDGEVYFLQEKARRLMEGGDFKAAVHHLESIIVDYPDFWAAYNNLALAYFYIGETEKASSLLHEVLERNKGNIHALCNLAVFYYYEKKEEELDSLLELLLKIKPYQIEHRYKLGATFALIGRHKEAYHWLRSLQKRGFDGDAGYYFWLSHSAYFSGHETVAKEAYAKLIEIDPTKAGYEPWRDVQSDIPPDSYEQDRGFLLGKIQNGYRSERMFGFYLLGKSGHKQEIISHPSYINVSELSEMERLFLATSLDYELVPVDELDESFLRALETTDLLYEEYRPLNKQGTHLFQMWFALCESALNKSYPFANPAALAAAADYMFQSSRYADVTKKALAQKYGISVPTLTKYVGQLIEFLPIFDS; encoded by the coding sequence TTGGATAAAAAACGCAAGATACATGACAAGAAAGTGATCTCATTCATTCCAGACGGTGAATTTTATTATCATAAAGCGATTCAAGCGATGCAGCGGGACCGTTTTGACGATGCACGCAAATACTTGATGCGGGCGACGGAGCTGAGTCCCGAAGACCCGTCGATTTTAATGCAGTACGGTGTCCTTCTGATGGAAGAAGGTCGTTTTGATGAGGCGCACGAGCACTTGATGAAAGCTCACGTACTCGATCCCTCTGAAGAAGAGGTCATCTTTTACTTGGCCGAAGTCCATGCGCATCTCGGTTTGTTGCGCGATGCCAAGAAATATGCGGAACAGTACATCTCTTTGCTCCCCGATGGCGTCTTTGCGGACGAAGCGATGGAGATCATTGATTTCGCTGAGCAGGAGGAAGCCTTTTATGATGCGGAGGAAATGCCGGACGGGGAAGTGTATTTCCTTCAGGAGAAGGCGCGGCGTCTAATGGAGGGCGGCGATTTCAAAGCGGCGGTCCACCATTTGGAATCCATCATCGTGGACTATCCCGATTTCTGGGCGGCTTATAACAATTTGGCGCTCGCCTATTTCTATATCGGGGAGACGGAGAAAGCCAGCAGTCTTCTGCATGAGGTGTTGGAACGCAATAAGGGCAATATCCATGCACTTTGTAATCTCGCTGTGTTCTATTATTATGAGAAAAAAGAGGAAGAATTGGATTCCCTGCTGGAACTGCTCTTGAAAATCAAGCCGTACCAAATCGAGCACCGCTATAAATTGGGCGCCACCTTCGCTTTGATCGGCAGGCATAAAGAAGCGTACCATTGGTTGCGCAGCTTGCAAAAACGGGGATTTGACGGAGATGCGGGATATTATTTCTGGCTTTCCCATTCAGCCTATTTTTCGGGGCATGAGACAGTGGCGAAGGAAGCCTATGCCAAGCTGATCGAAATCGATCCGACCAAAGCGGGCTATGAGCCGTGGCGCGATGTCCAAAGTGATATTCCACCGGATTCCTATGAACAGGACCGCGGGTTTTTATTGGGTAAAATCCAGAACGGCTACCGCAGTGAGCGGATGTTCGGTTTTTATTTGCTCGGCAAGTCGGGGCACAAGCAGGAAATCATTTCGCATCCGTCCTATATCAATGTCTCTGAACTAAGCGAGATGGAGCGGCTTTTCTTGGCGACCAGTCTGGACTATGAACTCGTCCCGGTCGATGAGCTGGACGAGTCGTTCCTGCGGGCTCTCGAAACGACCGATCTGCTATATGAGGAATATCGGCCGTTGAACAAGCAAGGGACGCATCTGTTCCAGATGTGGTTTGCCCTTTGTGAATCAGCGCTGAATAAATCCTACCCGTTCGCGAACCCGGCTGCATTGGCCGCCGCGGCAGATTATATGTTCCAGTCCTCGAGATATGCGGATGTGACGAAGAAGGCGCTCGCACAGAAGTATGGGATTTCGGTCCCGACTTTGACGAAGTATGTCGGCCAACTCATTGAATTCTTGCCTATTTTCGATTCCTAG
- a CDS encoding DUF4097 family beta strand repeat-containing protein codes for MQNERKRILAMLENGTITTDEALTLLEKLGPSQHRTKPDEDQKDGRAAHTEEPSQSEEPSQSEERKSEGSRRGPHTADDFLEDLKRDFTNVSDRFMQFMQTAVQKVKSFDFDVPFGNAVTFTHVMNMPAAGIKEVVFDIDNGKVTVTRSETDEVQAVFHVKTYNNESEEAAKRDFLEKLIFLNDHGKLRIMSDLKMTQVNVELQVPAAEYDAVTAKLLNGSFSLQDVNAERLRIKTGNGKVEVSGLEFQEAELETANGSIHLSGASGRKLEAETLNGRVYIDGALKDVEAQSLNGHVVVTTTDSEAERIDVKSMSGSIEIYIPSNVALSGEVTSNMGRLDLQLDDIDRIAEQEQLFHRSIRFRKESMDTSRPLHITGEAKTGSVLVCYNASHE; via the coding sequence ATGCAAAATGAAAGGAAACGTATTTTGGCTATGCTGGAAAACGGAACGATCACGACGGACGAAGCACTGACACTTCTAGAAAAGCTGGGACCCTCTCAACATCGGACGAAGCCGGATGAGGATCAAAAGGATGGGCGGGCTGCACATACCGAGGAGCCTTCACAATCCGAAGAGCCTTCACAATCCGAAGAGCGGAAAAGCGAGGGAAGTCGGAGAGGACCACATACGGCAGATGATTTCCTGGAAGATCTAAAAAGAGACTTTACGAATGTCAGCGACCGATTCATGCAGTTCATGCAAACTGCTGTGCAAAAAGTCAAGTCCTTTGACTTTGATGTGCCGTTCGGAAATGCAGTTACGTTTACCCACGTCATGAATATGCCGGCTGCGGGCATCAAAGAAGTCGTCTTCGATATCGACAACGGAAAGGTGACGGTGACCCGCAGCGAGACGGATGAAGTGCAAGCTGTATTTCATGTGAAGACATACAACAACGAATCCGAGGAAGCGGCCAAACGGGATTTCCTCGAAAAGCTGATTTTCCTCAATGATCACGGTAAGCTGCGGATCATGAGTGACTTGAAAATGACGCAAGTCAATGTCGAATTGCAAGTCCCGGCGGCTGAATATGATGCCGTGACGGCAAAATTGCTGAACGGTTCCTTCAGTTTGCAAGATGTGAATGCCGAAAGACTGCGAATCAAAACAGGGAATGGAAAAGTGGAAGTGTCCGGCCTGGAATTCCAGGAAGCTGAGTTGGAGACTGCCAACGGCTCGATCCATCTGAGTGGCGCATCGGGACGAAAGCTCGAAGCCGAGACATTGAATGGCCGTGTCTATATCGATGGGGCGCTGAAAGACGTGGAAGCCCAATCGCTCAACGGCCACGTCGTCGTGACGACAACGGATAGCGAAGCCGAAAGAATCGATGTCAAGTCGATGAGCGGTTCCATCGAAATCTATATCCCGTCGAATGTGGCTTTAAGTGGAGAGGTTACTTCCAATATGGGGCGTCTGGATTTGCAACTGGATGACATCGACCGTATTGCCGAACAGGAACAGCTCTTCCACAGATCCATCCGTTTCCGGAAAGAAAGCATGGACACTTCCCGCCCGCTCCATATTACAGGCGAAGCGAAGACCGGATCCGTCCTTGTGTGCTATAACGCCAGTCATGAATAA
- a CDS encoding nucleoside recognition domain-containing protein: METVKKGLKVGLQTTWSLGKIIFPITILVVILQHTPVLPWVIELLSPFMGLFGLSGEAAIPLVLGNALNLYAGIAGILSLELTVKEVFIIAVMLSFAHNIFIETGVALKVGVKLWVVLVVRYGLAALSGIVINLVWRGGGETAKYGIMPKAETLPEGWMEIIVLGVQKASFGVLQLALIVIPLMVIVQYLKDRNHLQKFSEKLAPFTKVIGVQPNASMTLVAGLVIGLAYGAGIMIQAVQEDGVSKKDATLAFIFLVACHAVIEDTLLFVPLGIPVLPLLVIRLITAFVLTIAVAAVWKRNEQQKKEVPVTDG, encoded by the coding sequence TTGGAAACTGTTAAAAAAGGTTTGAAAGTCGGCCTTCAAACGACGTGGTCGCTCGGGAAGATCATCTTTCCGATCACCATCCTCGTCGTCATTTTACAACATACACCTGTGTTGCCATGGGTCATTGAACTGCTATCCCCATTCATGGGGCTCTTCGGGTTGAGCGGGGAAGCGGCAATCCCGCTAGTGCTCGGGAATGCACTGAATTTGTATGCCGGGATTGCGGGAATCCTATCCTTGGAATTGACGGTGAAGGAAGTTTTCATCATTGCTGTCATGCTTTCCTTCGCGCATAACATTTTCATTGAAACAGGCGTCGCCCTGAAAGTCGGCGTCAAGCTGTGGGTCGTGCTCGTTGTCCGCTATGGATTGGCGGCCCTGTCGGGAATTGTCATCAACTTGGTGTGGCGAGGCGGAGGAGAGACAGCGAAGTATGGCATAATGCCCAAAGCGGAGACCCTTCCGGAAGGCTGGATGGAGATTATTGTGCTGGGGGTTCAGAAAGCGTCATTCGGCGTATTGCAGCTTGCTTTGATTGTCATTCCGTTGATGGTCATCGTCCAATATTTGAAAGATCGGAACCACTTGCAGAAATTCTCGGAAAAGCTGGCGCCTTTCACGAAAGTGATCGGAGTCCAACCGAATGCTTCCATGACCCTCGTCGCGGGTTTGGTCATCGGGCTCGCATACGGGGCGGGCATCATGATCCAAGCGGTGCAGGAGGATGGAGTCAGCAAAAAAGACGCGACGCTGGCGTTTATATTCCTCGTCGCCTGCCATGCTGTCATTGAAGATACATTGCTGTTCGTCCCGCTCGGCATACCGGTGCTGCCGCTTTTGGTCATCCGGCTGATTACGGCCTTTGTCCTGACGATTGCGGTCGCGGCCGTCTGGAAGAGGAACGAGCAGCAGAAGAAGGAGGTGCCGGTGACGGATGGTTAA
- the tnpC gene encoding IS66 family transposase gives MKKLQPPSSHTTEHENRILELEEKVEKLETLVNWYEEKLRLKIHQKFGASSEKQPVGQLELNLFNEAESAAGLKEAKAEVASPPEDSSPEGKRRSRKSLAPDIPTETILYSLPPEGRACSDCGNEVHVMKTESRREIKIIPAQVKVIQHEREIYACRTCERENIRTPIIAAPMPEPVIPKSMASPSAVAYVLTQKYMVGLPLYRLEEQLRQTGVHLSRQTLSNWIIQTGERWIQPLYELMAEFLLEQEVLHADETTVQVLREDGRAASTKSYMWLYCTGRSGPPCVLFDYQTTRAAKHPKRVLKGFKGKLHTDGYPGYNDLPGVTLSGCWAHMRRKFVEAQKAVIRPKGGGKTFSEEAIDRIGAIYGIEKEITKMEKEAGIQNPEIRRAIREEKILPLAEAFFAWLKKERPTIVPKSGLGTAVTYALNQEKKLMVPFSDGRLDIDNNHAERMIKPFVIGRKNWLFSTTPRGAKVSAMAYSLIVTAKENGLDVFSYLDHLFETLPNINMDDKERLQNLLPWSEKLPVHCRLPKE, from the coding sequence ATGAAAAAATTACAGCCACCTTCATCCCATACAACTGAACATGAAAACCGGATCCTTGAATTGGAGGAGAAAGTCGAAAAACTGGAGACGCTTGTTAACTGGTATGAGGAAAAACTGCGCTTGAAAATCCATCAGAAGTTCGGCGCTTCCAGTGAAAAGCAGCCTGTTGGCCAACTCGAACTCAATCTTTTCAATGAAGCAGAATCCGCAGCCGGCCTCAAGGAGGCCAAAGCAGAAGTGGCATCTCCTCCGGAAGACTCTTCTCCAGAGGGGAAGAGAAGATCGAGAAAGAGCCTGGCTCCAGACATTCCGACCGAAACTATCCTATACAGCCTGCCCCCAGAGGGGCGGGCCTGTTCAGATTGCGGAAATGAGGTTCATGTCATGAAAACCGAAAGCCGCCGGGAAATTAAGATCATCCCTGCTCAAGTCAAAGTCATCCAGCACGAGCGAGAAATCTATGCTTGCCGAACCTGCGAGCGGGAGAATATCAGAACACCCATCATCGCAGCACCAATGCCGGAACCGGTCATCCCGAAAAGCATGGCTTCCCCCTCGGCCGTCGCCTATGTCCTGACTCAGAAATACATGGTAGGACTGCCGCTCTATCGGCTGGAAGAGCAGCTTCGGCAGACCGGTGTCCACCTGTCGCGCCAGACGCTTTCAAATTGGATTATCCAGACAGGGGAACGCTGGATCCAACCATTATATGAGCTGATGGCAGAGTTCCTCCTGGAACAGGAGGTCCTTCATGCGGACGAGACAACGGTGCAGGTACTTCGCGAAGATGGCCGGGCTGCATCCACCAAATCCTATATGTGGCTCTACTGCACAGGAAGGAGCGGACCGCCCTGCGTGCTGTTCGATTACCAGACGACCCGAGCCGCCAAGCATCCCAAGCGGGTTCTGAAGGGATTCAAGGGGAAACTCCATACAGATGGCTACCCGGGCTATAACGATCTTCCCGGTGTCACCCTTTCAGGGTGCTGGGCCCACATGCGTCGAAAATTCGTCGAGGCTCAGAAGGCCGTAATCCGCCCTAAGGGCGGAGGGAAGACCTTTTCAGAAGAGGCCATCGATCGTATCGGGGCTATCTATGGGATTGAAAAGGAAATAACGAAGATGGAAAAGGAAGCCGGCATACAAAATCCGGAAATCCGGCGTGCCATACGTGAGGAAAAAATTCTGCCTCTTGCGGAGGCCTTTTTCGCATGGCTAAAAAAGGAGAGACCGACCATCGTACCGAAAAGCGGACTGGGTACGGCGGTCACTTACGCACTTAATCAGGAAAAGAAACTGATGGTGCCATTTTCAGATGGTCGCCTTGACATCGACAACAACCACGCAGAGCGGATGATCAAGCCATTCGTGATTGGTCGCAAGAACTGGCTATTCTCCACTACTCCACGGGGAGCTAAGGTGAGCGCCATGGCCTATAGCCTGATTGTCACGGCTAAAGAAAATGGACTGGATGTCTTCAGCTACTTAGACCACCTGTTTGAAACGCTCCCAAACATTAACATGGATGACAAGGAACGCCTTCAAAACCTTCTACCTTGGTCGGAGAAACTTCCCGTCCATTGTAGGCTCCCAAAAGAATAA
- the tnpA gene encoding IS66 family insertion sequence element accessory protein TnpA, whose translation METDTPLQEIQGSGKEEEWIRLIDEWRESGQSIKDWVHEKEDITYKQFLYWRKQLFPDEIEKRPVEMKETVWSSLNVEIPSATLDVFVHDCRIEVTTGFDQELFREIVEVLRNAN comes from the coding sequence ATGGAAACAGACACACCATTACAGGAAATACAGGGAAGCGGTAAAGAGGAAGAGTGGATTCGTCTGATCGATGAATGGCGCGAAAGCGGGCAATCCATCAAAGATTGGGTCCACGAAAAGGAAGATATTACGTATAAACAGTTCCTTTACTGGAGAAAGCAGCTCTTCCCAGATGAAATCGAGAAACGCCCTGTCGAAATGAAAGAGACCGTTTGGTCTTCCTTGAATGTGGAGATCCCCTCCGCCACCCTAGATGTCTTCGTTCACGATTGCCGGATCGAGGTGACCACCGGTTTCGATCAGGAATTGTTTCGTGAAATTGTGGAGGTGCTTCGCAATGCGAATTAA